The Leptolyngbyaceae cyanobacterium genome includes a window with the following:
- a CDS encoding DUF433 domain-containing protein, translated as MTLKELETQLLALSDEEKAQVVQLLSHGKIILGRGIEKKPGVGGGSACITGTRITVWGLVEARRIGYSEADLLTSYPSLSATDLANAWAYAEAFPDEIETEIRENDEVMYEYF; from the coding sequence ATGACGCTGAAAGAATTAGAAACTCAACTGCTAGCACTCTCTGATGAAGAAAAAGCTCAAGTAGTTCAACTTCTATCTCACGGCAAAATCATTTTAGGGCGCGGTATTGAAAAAAAGCCTGGTGTTGGTGGTGGGAGTGCCTGTATTACTGGAACGCGCATCACAGTTTGGGGACTTGTAGAAGCTCGTCGCATTGGATATAGTGAAGCCGATTTACTCACTAGCTATCCATCGCTTTCTGCAACGGATCTGGCAAATGCTTGGGCTTATGCTGAAGCTTTCCCGGACGAAATTGAAACAGAAATTCGGGAAAATGATGAGGTAATGTACGAGTATTTTTAG
- a CDS encoding CopG family antitoxin, protein MNKSNIPQTDSIQELAHFWDTHDLTDFEEQLEEVTEPIFDRAIHHLDEQEAFIQIRLQPKEIEAVKKVAKSRGIDYTDLIREWVLEKVHIV, encoded by the coding sequence ATGAATAAGTCAAACATTCCCCAAACTGACTCCATTCAAGAGTTAGCACATTTTTGGGATACCCATGACTTAACCGATTTTGAAGAACAATTAGAAGAAGTTACAGAACCCATTTTCGATCGTGCTATCCATCACTTAGACGAACAAGAAGCTTTCATACAAATCCGCTTGCAACCAAAAGAAATAGAAGCAGTAAAAAAAGTAGCCAAATCAAGAGGAATCGATTACACCGATTTAATTCGGGAATGGGTTTTAGAAAAGGTTCATATCGTCTAA